The following coding sequences lie in one Hyphobacterium sp. CCMP332 genomic window:
- a CDS encoding pentapeptide repeat-containing protein, producing the protein MSERVQYRTLDQAQVDEICRRHALLWSGKPGGARASFTYCVLDGLILSNRDLSDADFTGATLVGADLSGSVLNSSSLYGCDLRRASLQGATLRRADMRGAALRGANLQGADLSECDLREGTIAQMDRERGLAVLKHQKRPGEMTMANFQGANLSRSRMSGSSAQRADFTDAVMLGTKLVRANLRSTVFSGANLEGADLSGADLTDADMTDTVLIGTTLTMARLDNCDRTGALTDNPVGKNMRELDRPVEDMIEDHIRWCATGGKEGKPSSFDETDLRPLGSLAGKTLTAFHARGATLYGLDMAGAQLQGARLERADLRMTCLRGADLRGADLTGVKLNNADLRDCKLGPLLLEGDRLLPASLAAAKVRYSDLTGADLRRMKATGADFSYSTLYGADVRHAHFTGSCFTGTRISRTFMEDVEDANGVVDLDAA; encoded by the coding sequence ATGTCGGAACGGGTTCAATATCGGACGCTGGACCAGGCGCAGGTTGATGAAATCTGCCGCCGTCATGCGCTTTTGTGGAGCGGCAAGCCGGGCGGTGCCCGCGCCTCCTTTACCTATTGCGTGCTGGACGGCCTGATCCTCTCCAACCGTGATCTGTCAGACGCAGACTTCACCGGCGCAACCCTCGTGGGCGCGGATCTTTCCGGCTCGGTCCTCAACTCCAGCAGCCTTTACGGGTGTGATTTGCGCAGAGCCAGTCTGCAGGGCGCGACCCTGCGCCGGGCGGATATGCGCGGCGCGGCACTGCGCGGCGCAAATTTGCAGGGCGCGGATCTGTCCGAATGTGATTTGCGCGAGGGCACGATTGCACAGATGGATCGTGAACGCGGCCTCGCCGTTCTCAAGCACCAGAAGCGGCCCGGCGAAATGACCATGGCGAATTTTCAGGGTGCCAATCTGTCGCGATCCAGAATGTCGGGGTCGTCTGCCCAGAGAGCCGATTTCACCGATGCCGTCATGCTGGGCACCAAGCTGGTGCGCGCCAATTTGCGATCCACCGTATTCTCCGGTGCTAATCTGGAAGGGGCCGACCTTTCCGGCGCCGATCTGACAGATGCCGACATGACCGATACCGTCCTCATCGGCACAACCCTCACAATGGCACGTCTGGACAATTGTGACCGGACCGGCGCGCTCACCGATAACCCCGTCGGAAAGAATATGCGGGAGCTTGATCGTCCGGTGGAAGACATGATCGAAGATCATATTCGCTGGTGCGCGACGGGCGGAAAAGAGGGAAAGCCCTCCTCGTTCGACGAAACCGATTTAAGGCCTCTCGGATCCCTTGCCGGTAAAACACTGACCGCCTTTCACGCACGCGGCGCAACGCTTTACGGGCTCGATATGGCAGGCGCGCAATTGCAGGGCGCGCGACTGGAACGCGCCGATTTGCGGATGACCTGCCTGCGGGGGGCGGATTTGCGCGGGGCGGATTTGACCGGTGTCAAGCTCAACAATGCCGATCTGCGCGATTGCAAGCTGGGACCGCTGCTTCTGGAAGGCGACCGCCTTCTGCCCGCCTCGCTGGCCGCGGCCAAGGTGCGCTATTCCGATCTGACCGGAGCCGATCTTCGCCGGATGAAGGCCACCGGGGCCGACTTCTCCTATTCAACGCTTTATGGCGCTGATGTCCGCCACGCCCATTTTACCGGTTCCTGCTTTACCGGCACCCGGATCAGCCGGACCTTCATGGAAGATGTCGAGGATGCGAATGGCGTTGTCGATCTGGACGCCGCCTGA
- a CDS encoding Hsp20 family protein, with amino-acid sequence MRNLDYTPLYRSIVGFDRLANMMDSASKTDPSTGFPPYNIEQLGENDYRIELAVAGFGEDDLTVEVQENVLTVSGRKEPKSDSENPNYLYRGIAERAFERRFHLADHVVVENAELKNGLLAVTLRREIPESAKPRRISIGNTTAKSRKVIEGGKSKAA; translated from the coding sequence ATGAGAAACTTGGATTACACACCGCTTTATCGTTCCATTGTGGGCTTTGACCGCTTGGCGAACATGATGGACTCGGCGTCCAAGACCGATCCCTCGACCGGATTTCCACCCTATAACATCGAACAGCTTGGCGAGAATGATTACCGCATCGAACTGGCCGTGGCCGGCTTTGGTGAGGATGATCTGACCGTCGAGGTTCAGGAGAATGTCCTGACCGTTTCGGGCCGCAAGGAGCCGAAGTCGGATAGCGAGAACCCGAACTATCTCTATCGTGGCATTGCCGAGCGCGCCTTTGAACGGCGCTTCCATCTGGCAGACCATGTTGTCGTCGAGAATGCCGAACTGAAGAACGGCCTTTTGGCGGTGACACTGCGCCGCGAGATTCCGGAGAGCGCCAAGCCGCGCCGGATATCCATTGGCAACACCACGGCGAAGAGCCGGAAGGTCATTGAGGGCGGCAAGTCGAAAGCGGCTTAA
- a CDS encoding class I SAM-dependent methyltransferase, protein MQRAFWLTGLASLALTACSGSEEPLAVNGDSPDDVVSEDTAADMTAEDAADAASAGTLEWALAGDWRGANGERDDARHPAETLTFFGIEPTDTVIEIWPGGGWYAEILAPWLNANGGTYVAAHFAADSQSSYRQRSRAAFEERFMGTDLFGDVIVRSWGPDNPGLGEPASADAVLTFRNVHNWMRGGFTERAFDEFYDVLRPGGVLGVVEHRLPDTREQDPLAETGYVQEAYVIAIAREAGFELVDSSEINANPADTADHPNGVWTLPPSQSGWDTEGFDPAPYAAIGESDRMTLLFRKPETEAIPAEGTED, encoded by the coding sequence ATGCAGCGCGCATTCTGGCTAACCGGTCTGGCAAGTCTTGCCCTCACCGCCTGTTCCGGCAGCGAGGAACCATTGGCGGTCAATGGTGACAGCCCTGACGACGTTGTATCCGAAGACACTGCAGCCGATATGACGGCCGAAGATGCGGCCGATGCGGCCTCGGCCGGGACACTCGAATGGGCTCTGGCAGGCGATTGGCGCGGCGCGAATGGCGAGCGCGATGACGCACGCCACCCGGCTGAAACGCTCACATTTTTTGGCATCGAGCCCACTGATACGGTGATCGAAATCTGGCCGGGCGGTGGCTGGTATGCGGAAATCCTGGCACCGTGGCTGAATGCCAATGGCGGCACTTACGTCGCCGCGCACTTCGCCGCCGACAGCCAGAGCAGCTACCGGCAGCGCAGCCGTGCCGCGTTTGAAGAGCGGTTTATGGGAACAGATCTTTTCGGCGATGTGATCGTCCGCAGCTGGGGTCCTGACAATCCCGGCTTGGGCGAGCCCGCCTCTGCCGACGCGGTTTTGACTTTCCGCAATGTTCATAACTGGATGCGTGGCGGCTTCACCGAGCGGGCCTTTGATGAATTCTACGATGTTCTTCGTCCCGGCGGTGTGCTGGGCGTGGTTGAGCACCGGCTGCCCGATACCCGCGAACAGGACCCCCTGGCGGAAACCGGCTATGTTCAGGAAGCCTATGTCATCGCCATTGCGCGCGAGGCCGGTTTTGAACTGGTCGACAGCAGCGAGATCAATGCCAACCCGGCCGATACAGCGGACCATCCGAATGGCGTCTGGACACTGCCCCCGTCACAAAGCGGCTGGGATACGGAAGGGTTTGACCCGGCACCGTACGCGGCGATCGGCGAAAGCGACCGTATGACCCTGCTGTTCAGAAAGCCGGAGACAGAGGCCATTCCCGCCGAAGGCACTGAAGACTAG
- a CDS encoding UDP-glucose/GDP-mannose dehydrogenase family protein has protein sequence MRVAMIGTGYVGLVSGACFADFGHHVTCIDKDQEKVDMLRSGGIPIYEPGLDQLVQRNVREERLSFDTDLTQAVKEADAVFIAVGTPSRRGDGFADLSYVHAAAKEIAAVMDGYTVVVTKSTVPVGTGDEVEKIIREARPDGDFAVVSNPEFLREGAAIDDFKRPDRVVVGTDDERAQSVMRELYRPLFLNETPIIFTSRRTSELIKYAANAFLAMKITFINEMADLCEAVDANVQEVARGVGLDNRIGGKFLHAGPGYGGSCFPKDTLALTRTAQEAGTPLRLIETTVEVNDRRKQDMAKKVVKAMGGDVAGKTIAVLGLTFKPSTDDMRAAPSLDIIPALQAAGAKVRAYDPAGIVEAEKLLSGVEFTSGPYLCAEGADALVIITEWNEFRALDTKRLKEIMNGDVVVDLRNIYSPDDMRSRGFNYVSVGR, from the coding sequence ATGCGCGTAGCCATGATTGGGACCGGATATGTCGGACTGGTTTCCGGCGCCTGCTTTGCCGATTTCGGCCACCATGTGACCTGTATCGACAAGGACCAGGAAAAGGTGGACATGCTGCGCTCTGGTGGCATCCCGATTTACGAACCGGGCCTGGATCAGCTGGTCCAGCGCAATGTGCGCGAGGAGCGGCTGAGCTTCGATACCGATCTGACGCAGGCGGTGAAGGAAGCCGATGCCGTATTCATCGCCGTGGGCACACCTTCGCGGCGCGGTGACGGTTTCGCTGACCTCTCCTATGTCCATGCCGCAGCAAAGGAAATTGCTGCCGTGATGGACGGTTATACCGTTGTGGTCACCAAATCGACCGTGCCGGTGGGCACCGGTGACGAGGTCGAGAAAATCATCCGGGAAGCCCGCCCGGATGGTGACTTTGCGGTTGTGTCCAACCCGGAATTCTTGCGTGAAGGCGCCGCGATTGACGATTTCAAACGCCCGGACCGGGTCGTCGTCGGAACCGATGATGAGCGCGCGCAAAGTGTGATGCGCGAGCTGTACCGGCCGCTATTCCTCAATGAAACACCCATCATTTTTACCAGCCGCCGGACCTCCGAGCTGATCAAGTATGCGGCAAATGCCTTCCTCGCCATGAAGATCACCTTCATCAACGAGATGGCCGACCTCTGCGAAGCGGTGGATGCCAATGTCCAGGAGGTCGCGCGCGGCGTCGGTCTCGACAATCGTATCGGCGGAAAATTCCTTCACGCCGGTCCGGGCTATGGCGGCTCCTGCTTTCCAAAGGATACGCTGGCGCTTACCCGAACCGCTCAGGAAGCCGGTACACCGCTGCGCCTGATCGAGACGACTGTCGAGGTCAACGACCGCCGCAAGCAGGACATGGCCAAGAAAGTCGTCAAGGCCATGGGCGGCGACGTCGCCGGCAAAACCATCGCCGTTCTGGGGCTGACCTTCAAACCGAGCACGGATGATATGCGCGCCGCGCCATCGCTGGACATTATTCCGGCGCTGCAGGCCGCCGGCGCGAAGGTGCGCGCCTATGACCCGGCGGGCATTGTGGAGGCCGAGAAACTGCTCAGCGGCGTTGAATTTACCTCCGGGCCCTATCTCTGCGCTGAAGGTGCGGATGCGCTGGTGATCATCACCGAGTGGAATGAATTCCGTGCGCTCGACACCAAACGCCTCAAGGAAATCATGAACGGCGATGTCGTTGTCGATCTGCGTAACATCTACAGCCCCGATGATATGCGTAGTCGCGGTTTCAACTATGTCAGCGTCGGCCGCTAG
- the gpmA gene encoding 2,3-diphosphoglycerate-dependent phosphoglycerate mutase yields the protein MAKLVLIRHGQSEWNLQNRFTGWVDVKLTAEGEAQARKAGHLLAETGFAPKQAFTSVLTRAIRTLWLTLEEMDRVWIPVDKSWRLNERHYGGLTGLNKDETRERHGEAQVQIWRRSFDTPPPALDTTDERHPSHDPRYADLAADQLPGTESLKTTLDRVQPYWDSSIAPLLEAGEDALVVAHGNSLRAIVKLLFQMTGEEIVQIEIPTGNPLEIGMDGEGKLPVTARYLDTERAQKLPAIP from the coding sequence ATGGCCAAGCTGGTATTGATCCGTCACGGACAGAGTGAGTGGAATTTGCAGAACCGGTTTACCGGCTGGGTGGATGTCAAACTCACCGCCGAGGGCGAAGCCCAGGCGCGCAAAGCCGGGCATTTGCTGGCCGAGACGGGGTTTGCTCCCAAGCAGGCCTTTACCTCGGTTCTGACACGCGCCATCCGGACGCTCTGGCTGACGCTGGAAGAGATGGACCGTGTCTGGATCCCCGTGGATAAGTCCTGGCGTCTGAATGAACGCCATTATGGTGGACTGACCGGCCTCAACAAGGACGAGACCCGCGAGCGTCACGGCGAGGCGCAGGTACAGATCTGGCGCCGCAGCTTTGACACCCCGCCCCCCGCTCTGGACACCACAGACGAACGCCACCCGTCCCACGATCCGCGCTATGCGGACCTGGCCGCCGATCAACTGCCCGGTACGGAGTCTCTCAAAACCACGCTCGACCGGGTGCAACCGTACTGGGACAGTTCGATCGCTCCGCTTCTGGAAGCGGGCGAAGATGCACTGGTCGTCGCGCACGGAAATTCGCTTCGCGCCATTGTGAAACTGCTGTTTCAAATGACCGGAGAAGAGATCGTCCAGATTGAAATTCCGACGGGAAATCCGCTGGAAATCGGCATGGATGGTGAAGGCAAACTGCCCGTCACGGCGCGCTATCTGGACACGGAACGCGCCCAGAAACTGCCTGCTATTCCTTGA
- a CDS encoding SIS domain-containing protein — MTDMNSLQVARRVIRLEQDGLGQLADSLDDTFNAIVSRLKDIKGRVICAGVGKSGHVARKIAATLASTGAPAQFVHPTEASHGDLGMITPDDAVLALSKSGETKELGDMMAYCRRFGTPLIGMTCGADSGLAKASDYLLLVPDAPEACAETRAPTTSTTLMMALGDALAVALLEARGFTAQDFKMYHPGGALGAALSTVGDLMHAGPDMPVIGPDARMSEALIEISAKGLGCVGVVASDGKLAGMVTDGDLRRHMGPNLLDQPVAEVMTRDPKTVSSQTLAADALRIMTAGSVKITQLFAVEDGKPAGLLHIHDLLRAGVK; from the coding sequence ATGACTGATATGAACTCGCTGCAAGTCGCCCGCCGCGTCATCCGCCTGGAGCAGGACGGGCTGGGGCAATTGGCGGACAGCCTCGATGATACCTTCAATGCCATTGTCAGCCGTTTGAAAGACATCAAGGGCCGTGTGATTTGTGCCGGCGTGGGCAAGTCCGGACATGTCGCGCGCAAGATCGCGGCAACGCTGGCCTCCACCGGAGCGCCGGCGCAATTCGTTCACCCCACCGAAGCCAGCCATGGCGATCTCGGCATGATCACGCCGGATGATGCCGTGCTTGCATTGTCAAAATCTGGAGAGACAAAAGAGCTCGGCGACATGATGGCCTATTGCCGCCGCTTCGGAACGCCGCTGATTGGCATGACCTGTGGGGCCGACTCCGGTCTTGCGAAAGCCAGTGATTATCTGTTGCTGGTGCCGGATGCGCCCGAAGCGTGTGCCGAAACCCGCGCGCCGACGACCTCGACAACCCTGATGATGGCGCTCGGTGATGCGCTGGCGGTCGCGCTTCTGGAGGCACGCGGTTTTACCGCGCAGGATTTCAAGATGTATCACCCCGGCGGTGCGCTCGGCGCAGCGCTCTCCACTGTCGGTGATCTGATGCATGCAGGGCCGGATATGCCGGTCATCGGCCCTGATGCGCGGATGAGCGAGGCATTGATCGAGATCAGTGCAAAGGGCCTTGGTTGTGTCGGTGTTGTGGCGTCCGACGGCAAGCTGGCCGGCATGGTCACGGATGGTGATTTGCGTCGCCATATGGGGCCGAACCTGCTGGACCAGCCGGTGGCCGAAGTCATGACGCGCGATCCAAAAACGGTCTCCAGTCAGACCCTGGCGGCGGATGCCTTGCGGATCATGACAGCGGGATCGGTAAAGATCACCCAGCTCTTCGCGGTGGAGGACGGCAAGCCCGCCGGTCTGCTCCACATTCACGACCTGTTGCGCGCCGGTGTTAAATAG
- the ribD gene encoding bifunctional diaminohydroxyphosphoribosylaminopyrimidine deaminase/5-amino-6-(5-phosphoribosylamino)uracil reductase RibD, whose product MSRLTDLRLMDTALAMARSGLGTTAPNPSVGCVLVRDGHIVGTGVTAPGGRPHAERCALDMAGDAASGATAYVTLEPCAHFGQTPPCAEALIAAGIARVVIACTDPDPRTAGQGIEKLTNAGIRVETGLRQTEAETLHAGFFHLVRRGWPLVAIDDQEPGYDLSLEQFDDTDVLAALNALGARGITRLRLVPGSAAAQTAEEANLVDMKAASINTRR is encoded by the coding sequence TTGAGCCGACTGACCGATCTTCGCCTGATGGATACAGCGCTGGCGATGGCGCGGTCCGGGCTTGGCACCACGGCTCCCAATCCGAGCGTCGGCTGTGTTCTGGTCAGGGACGGGCATATTGTCGGGACCGGCGTGACGGCACCGGGCGGGCGTCCCCATGCGGAGCGATGCGCGCTGGATATGGCAGGCGACGCCGCAAGTGGCGCAACTGCCTATGTCACGCTGGAACCCTGCGCCCATTTTGGCCAGACGCCGCCCTGTGCGGAAGCCCTGATCGCGGCCGGCATCGCGCGCGTGGTCATCGCCTGCACCGATCCCGATCCACGCACCGCCGGTCAGGGGATCGAAAAACTGACAAATGCCGGCATCAGGGTTGAGACGGGACTGCGGCAGACGGAGGCAGAAACACTTCATGCCGGCTTCTTCCACCTTGTCAGGCGCGGATGGCCGCTGGTCGCCATTGATGACCAGGAGCCGGGTTATGACCTCTCCCTTGAACAGTTTGACGATACGGATGTTCTGGCCGCGTTGAATGCCCTTGGCGCACGCGGCATTACCCGGCTGCGGCTGGTCCCGGGATCAGCGGCCGCACAGACGGCGGAAGAGGCCAACCTCGTCGACATGAAGGCCGCCAGTATAAACACCCGGCGTTAA